One window of the Parasphingopyxis algicola genome contains the following:
- a CDS encoding COX15/CtaA family protein, whose translation MTAIALPSSAALGRPRTIAWWLFGVAALVFIMVVVGGITRLTESGLSMVRWEPISGIIPPLNAEQWQAELEAYRATPEYQQVNRGMSMAEFQAIFFWEYVHRVLGRLIGLAFAIPLAWFWIKKAIPTGYHWRLVALLALGGLQGAIGWWMVASGLVDRPDVSHIRLAVHLMTALFILAGLVWTALDLLELDRDAAAKPARMTVFGLVVLFVLAIQILFGAFTAGLEAGYAFSTWPMMGNEWFPANTPMLDGFWRNLADNPIVVQFIHRWWAVVSVIALVWLARKVRKEHRLASIAIHSAFGTQFLLGIATLLTGVDIIVATAHQGVGALVVVTAAWGVHLIGRRQPA comes from the coding sequence ATGACCGCCATCGCACTCCCCTCGTCCGCAGCACTTGGCAGACCCCGCACCATCGCCTGGTGGCTGTTCGGCGTCGCCGCTCTGGTCTTCATCATGGTCGTCGTCGGCGGGATCACCCGGCTGACGGAATCGGGCCTGTCCATGGTCCGCTGGGAACCGATTTCAGGGATCATCCCGCCGCTCAATGCCGAACAATGGCAGGCCGAACTCGAGGCCTATCGGGCGACGCCCGAATATCAGCAGGTCAACCGCGGCATGTCGATGGCCGAGTTTCAGGCGATCTTCTTCTGGGAATATGTCCATCGCGTGCTCGGCCGGCTGATCGGCCTCGCCTTCGCGATCCCGCTCGCCTGGTTCTGGATCAAAAAGGCCATTCCCACCGGCTATCACTGGCGGCTCGTGGCGCTGCTCGCGCTGGGCGGCCTGCAGGGCGCGATTGGCTGGTGGATGGTGGCGAGCGGGCTCGTCGACCGGCCGGATGTCAGCCATATCCGGCTCGCCGTCCATCTGATGACCGCGCTGTTCATCCTCGCCGGGCTCGTCTGGACAGCGCTCGACCTGTTGGAGCTGGACCGGGACGCGGCAGCGAAGCCGGCCCGGATGACCGTGTTCGGCCTGGTCGTACTGTTCGTGCTGGCGATCCAGATCCTGTTCGGCGCCTTCACCGCAGGCCTCGAAGCGGGCTATGCCTTTTCGACCTGGCCGATGATGGGCAATGAATGGTTCCCGGCCAATACGCCCATGCTCGACGGCTTCTGGCGCAACCTCGCGGACAATCCGATCGTCGTCCAGTTCATCCATCGCTGGTGGGCGGTGGTCAGCGTGATCGCGCTGGTCTGGCTGGCGCGCAAGGTGCGCAAGGAACATCGGCTCGCCTCGATCGCCATCCACAGCGCCTTCGGCACGCAGTTCCTGCTCGGCATCGCCACCTTGCTGACCGGCGTCGACATCATCGTCGCGACCGCGCATCAGGGGGTCGGCGCGCTGGTCGTCGTCACCGCCGCCTGGGGCGTCCATCTGATCGGCCGCCGGCAACCGGCATGA
- a CDS encoding TspO/MBR family protein, whose protein sequence is MVGIATKGQLRMSFLRWALVLVPLIVLVGSLAGAVSGSGETSWYAALEKPSFQPPSYLFGIVWPILYALIAFALVAVIQARGSRWRGAAIGLFVAQLVVNLLWSPIFFGMHQVSFAFWWILLMLALAIGTTVIFGRVRRVAAWLMLPYLAWISFAALLNFEIDRLNPDAETLVVGTTSTQI, encoded by the coding sequence ATGGTCGGCATCGCCACCAAGGGGCAGCTGCGAATGTCTTTCCTGCGCTGGGCGCTGGTGCTCGTGCCGCTGATCGTCCTGGTCGGATCGCTCGCCGGCGCCGTGTCCGGATCGGGCGAGACGAGCTGGTACGCGGCGCTCGAAAAGCCGTCGTTCCAGCCGCCCTCGTATCTGTTCGGTATCGTCTGGCCGATCCTCTACGCGCTGATCGCCTTCGCCCTCGTCGCGGTGATCCAGGCGCGCGGATCGCGCTGGCGGGGCGCGGCGATCGGGCTGTTCGTCGCCCAGCTCGTCGTCAACCTGCTCTGGTCGCCGATCTTCTTCGGCATGCACCAGGTCAGCTTCGCCTTCTGGTGGATCCTGCTGATGCTGGCGCTCGCCATCGGTACGACGGTGATTTTCGGCCGCGTCCGGCGCGTCGCGGCCTGGCTGATGCTGCCCTATCTCGCCTGGATCAGTTTCGCCGCCCTGCTCAATTTCGAGATTGACCGGCTCAATCCCGATGCGGAAACCCTTGTCGTCGGCACGACGAGTACCCAGATATAG
- a CDS encoding SDR family NAD(P)-dependent oxidoreductase, whose product MNYADLKGDWALVTGAADGIGLALAQSFAAAGAHIVLVDIRADALASARETLSSHDVTVRTETADVSERQAMIDLAERLAKDAIVPRMLWINAGVGAAARLSDGKERAIRWVYDVNLFGTIWTAQAFIPAMRARGTPSHIGVTASSATLVPIDGPFPLYAASKYATAAVAEALTSELKDSNIGVTILCPGLLNTGIWNSGRARPERFGGARELDDSAGEYWHKAMRPDVLAAPVRETVESGGGWCVVQTEGATRDAFEERNRARAAHWTDLSHDS is encoded by the coding sequence ATGAACTATGCGGACCTCAAGGGCGATTGGGCGCTCGTTACGGGTGCGGCCGACGGTATCGGGCTTGCCCTCGCGCAATCCTTCGCGGCGGCGGGCGCCCATATCGTGCTGGTTGATATCCGCGCCGATGCACTGGCGAGCGCACGCGAAACGCTCTCGTCGCATGATGTGACCGTCCGGACGGAAACGGCCGATGTCAGCGAGCGCCAGGCCATGATCGATCTCGCAGAACGGCTCGCCAAGGATGCGATCGTCCCGCGGATGCTGTGGATCAATGCCGGTGTGGGGGCAGCCGCCCGCCTTTCGGACGGCAAGGAACGGGCTATCCGCTGGGTCTATGACGTCAATCTGTTCGGCACGATCTGGACAGCCCAGGCCTTCATCCCGGCCATGCGCGCGCGGGGTACGCCCAGCCATATCGGCGTAACGGCATCGAGCGCAACGCTGGTCCCGATCGACGGCCCCTTCCCGCTTTATGCCGCATCCAAATATGCGACGGCAGCGGTCGCGGAAGCCCTGACGAGCGAGTTGAAAGACAGTAATATCGGCGTGACGATCCTGTGTCCGGGCCTTCTCAACACCGGGATCTGGAATAGCGGCCGCGCACGGCCGGAACGGTTCGGCGGCGCCCGCGAGCTTGACGACAGCGCCGGCGAATATTGGCACAAGGCGATGAGGCCGGACGTGCTCGCCGCGCCGGTCAGGGAAACGGTCGAAAGCGGCGGTGGCTGGTGCGTCGTGCAAACCGAAGGCGCGACGCGCGATGCGTTCGAAGAGCGCAACCGGGCCCGCGCCGCCCATTGGACGGATCTGTCGCATGACTCCTGA
- a CDS encoding Fur family transcriptional regulator, with protein sequence MANHHHDHVLHEGEALAAAAQTALERSGEQWTKMRAAVFDALARFERPASAYDIAEAVSNAQERRVAANSVYRILDLFTAANVARRIESANAYLANRHPECLHDCIFLVCDGCGETTHLDDDKLADGVRAAARQQGFNPERPVIEVRGLCSECA encoded by the coding sequence ATGGCTAACCATCATCACGATCATGTCCTGCATGAAGGCGAGGCGCTGGCCGCTGCGGCGCAGACCGCGCTCGAGCGTTCCGGCGAGCAATGGACGAAGATGCGGGCCGCGGTGTTCGACGCGCTGGCTCGGTTCGAGCGGCCGGCCTCGGCCTATGACATCGCCGAAGCCGTCTCCAACGCGCAGGAACGCCGGGTCGCGGCGAACAGCGTCTACCGGATTCTGGATCTCTTCACCGCCGCCAATGTGGCGCGGCGGATCGAGAGCGCGAACGCCTATCTCGCCAACCGGCATCCCGAATGCCTGCACGACTGCATCTTCCTGGTGTGCGACGGATGCGGCGAAACCACCCATCTCGACGACGACAAGCTTGCCGACGGCGTCCGCGCGGCGGCCAGACAACAGGGTTTCAACCCCGAACGTCCGGTCATCGAGGTACGCGGCCTGTGCTCCGAATGCGCCTGA
- a CDS encoding ion transporter, which produces MSIRSRFYDELEPRARPHGLSGANKIIALLIILSALMAILETEPTIRGPHAGTFFTLHLVFGAVFLVEYLVRIWIAVDDPRFAGKSFPRLRWMLTPSAIIDFLALLPLLLTLASTSLYWLRFARIVRILRIVRLGRMSSAFDNIAVALYARRFELGVAVIIALLMMLFSATLLYFAEAEAQPEAFGSVPRALWWAIVTLTTIGYGDVYPITVLGRACAALIAISGIGVIAMPTGIFAAAFSDAMQKKNEEAEQAERP; this is translated from the coding sequence ATGTCGATCCGATCCCGTTTCTATGACGAACTAGAACCGCGCGCCCGGCCGCACGGGCTTTCGGGCGCCAACAAGATCATCGCGCTGCTGATCATATTGTCGGCGCTGATGGCGATCCTCGAGACCGAGCCGACGATTCGCGGGCCGCATGCCGGGACGTTCTTCACCCTGCATCTCGTGTTCGGCGCCGTGTTCCTGGTCGAATATCTGGTCCGGATATGGATCGCGGTCGATGATCCGCGCTTTGCCGGCAAATCCTTTCCGCGCTTGCGCTGGATGCTGACGCCGTCCGCGATCATCGATTTCCTCGCGCTGCTGCCGCTCTTGCTCACCCTGGCCTCGACGAGCCTCTACTGGCTGCGCTTCGCGCGCATCGTCCGGATCCTGCGGATCGTCCGGCTCGGGCGGATGAGCAGCGCCTTCGACAATATCGCTGTCGCCCTTTATGCCCGCCGGTTCGAGCTCGGCGTCGCCGTCATCATCGCTCTCTTGATGATGCTGTTCAGCGCGACCCTCCTCTATTTCGCCGAAGCCGAGGCCCAGCCCGAAGCCTTCGGATCGGTGCCCCGCGCACTGTGGTGGGCGATCGTGACGCTGACGACGATCGGCTATGGCGATGTCTACCCGATCACGGTTCTCGGTCGCGCCTGCGCCGCACTGATCGCGATCAGCGGGATCGGCGTCATCGCGATGCCGACGGGTATCTTCGCCGCCGCCTTTTCCGACGCGATGCAGAAGAAGAACGAGGAAGCCGAGCAGGCCGAGCGGCCCTAG
- a CDS encoding accessory factor UbiK family protein: protein MQTENKLIDDFVKMVNAAAGTLAGVGREAESSLRDKAKDFVGGMDFVSREEFEAVKEMAAAARDEADALKARLDALEAGKAPAKRKASASKTTKKTSDSK, encoded by the coding sequence ATGCAGACCGAAAACAAGCTGATCGACGATTTTGTGAAAATGGTGAACGCGGCGGCGGGAACGCTGGCCGGCGTGGGCCGCGAGGCCGAATCATCGTTGCGCGACAAGGCCAAGGATTTCGTCGGCGGCATGGATTTCGTCAGCCGCGAGGAATTCGAGGCGGTGAAGGAAATGGCCGCCGCCGCGCGCGACGAAGCCGATGCGCTCAAGGCGCGGCTCGATGCGTTGGAAGCTGGCAAAGCGCCTGCGAAGCGCAAGGCATCCGCTTCAAAAACAACGAAAAAGACGAGCGATTCTAAATAG
- the rpsI gene encoding 30S ribosomal protein S9: MADKKSLSDLKEITEAAEAETKTEEKPAAEAETTAEAPAEQAAEAEAVEEAAPPVEETPLREQEIDDLGRAYATGRRKDAVARVWLKPGKGMITVNGRDQSKYFARPSLRLVINQPFDISDRRGQYDIVATVKGGGLSGQAGAVKHGISQALSRYEPKLRGTMKAAGFLTRDSRVVERKKYGRAKARKSFQFSKR, from the coding sequence ATGGCCGACAAGAAATCCCTCTCCGATCTGAAAGAGATCACCGAGGCTGCTGAAGCCGAAACCAAGACCGAAGAAAAGCCCGCCGCCGAAGCGGAAACCACGGCAGAAGCGCCTGCCGAACAGGCAGCCGAAGCGGAAGCGGTCGAAGAAGCGGCTCCTCCGGTCGAGGAAACGCCGCTGCGCGAGCAGGAAATCGACGATCTGGGACGTGCCTATGCCACCGGCCGCCGCAAGGACGCCGTTGCGCGCGTCTGGCTGAAGCCGGGCAAGGGCATGATCACGGTCAATGGCCGCGACCAGTCCAAATATTTCGCACGGCCCTCGCTGCGTCTCGTCATCAACCAGCCGTTCGATATTTCGGACCGCCGGGGCCAGTATGACATCGTCGCGACCGTCAAGGGCGGCGGGCTTTCGGGCCAGGCCGGCGCGGTCAAGCACGGCATCAGCCAGGCGCTTTCGCGCTACGAGCCCAAGCTGCGCGGCACGATGAAGGCCGCCGGGTTCCTGACCCGCGACAGCCGCGTCGTCGAACGCAAGAAATATGGCCGGGCCAAGGCGCGCAAGAGCTTCCAGTTCTCGAAGCGCTAG
- a CDS encoding TlyA family RNA methyltransferase, whose protein sequence is MAKTRADQALVERGLVESRSKAQALILAGKIFSGERRIEKAGQPVMPDQPLEVRGRDHPWVSRGGLKLAHGLDHFGWTGEGVVAIDVGSSTGGFTDVLLSQGALRVYAVDSGTNQLAWKLRDDDRVIVLERANARHLTAEQIPEPADMIVCDASFISLAKVLETPLEFSRAGTKLVALIKPQFEAGRGEVGKGGVVRDPAVHERVCAEVRDWLTGAGWRVVGVTPSPITGPQGNVEFLIGAERLESAAG, encoded by the coding sequence ATGGCGAAGACACGGGCGGATCAGGCGCTGGTCGAACGCGGTCTCGTGGAGAGCCGGTCCAAGGCGCAGGCGCTAATCCTCGCCGGCAAGATATTCTCCGGCGAGCGCCGGATCGAAAAAGCGGGGCAGCCTGTGATGCCGGATCAGCCGCTCGAGGTCCGCGGCCGCGACCATCCCTGGGTGTCGCGCGGCGGGCTCAAGCTCGCCCATGGCCTCGACCATTTCGGCTGGACGGGCGAGGGCGTAGTGGCGATCGATGTCGGATCCTCGACCGGCGGGTTTACCGATGTGCTGCTGAGCCAGGGCGCGCTCCGCGTCTATGCGGTCGATTCGGGCACGAACCAGCTCGCCTGGAAGTTGCGCGACGACGACCGGGTTATCGTCCTCGAACGCGCCAATGCCCGGCATCTGACCGCCGAGCAGATCCCCGAACCGGCCGACATGATCGTTTGCGACGCCAGCTTCATATCGCTTGCCAAGGTATTGGAAACGCCGCTCGAATTCTCGCGCGCGGGAACGAAACTCGTAGCGCTGATCAAGCCGCAGTTCGAGGCCGGGCGCGGCGAGGTGGGGAAGGGCGGCGTGGTGCGCGATCCGGCGGTTCACGAGCGCGTGTGCGCGGAGGTGCGGGACTGGCTGACCGGCGCCGGATGGCGCGTCGTCGGGGTGACGCCCAGTCCCATTACGGGACCGCAGGGCAATGTCGAATTCCTGATCGGGGCGGAACGGTTGGAAAGCGCCGCCGGTTGA
- a CDS encoding threonine synthase, which translates to MAKELGVRRIAIRQRQCGRRRQRLCQPGGARKLHILPPDTPDVNVRETALQGGKVWRCNGLIDDCGKFVHAGEEAMGWFNIATLREPYRVEGKKTMGIELAEQMGWDVPDVIFYPTGGGTGLIGMWKAFAELEAVGLIGSRRPRMVAVQAAGCAPIVRAWNAGADKAERWDNAATSAAGIRVPAALGDFLILRALRESDGFAIAVEEEAIFDARARIAREEGLLLCPEGAATVAGYLKALETGQVRADEQAVLFNCGNGLKYPMPDTIPDLDIAPPHDWTKLD; encoded by the coding sequence ATGGCCAAGGAGCTGGGCGTCCGCCGCATCGCCATTCGACAACGGCAATGCGGGCGCCGCCGCCAGCGCCTATGCCAGCCGGGCGGGGCTCGAAAGCTTCATATTCTGCCCCCCGACACACCCGACGTGAATGTCCGCGAGACCGCGCTGCAGGGCGGCAAGGTCTGGCGCTGCAACGGGCTGATCGACGATTGCGGCAAGTTCGTCCATGCGGGCGAGGAAGCGATGGGCTGGTTCAACATCGCAACCCTGCGCGAGCCCTATCGCGTCGAGGGCAAGAAGACGATGGGTATCGAGCTCGCCGAGCAGATGGGCTGGGACGTGCCGGACGTCATCTTCTATCCGACCGGCGGCGGCACCGGGCTGATCGGCATGTGGAAGGCGTTCGCCGAACTCGAAGCGGTCGGGCTGATCGGATCGAGGCGCCCGCGCATGGTGGCCGTGCAGGCCGCCGGCTGCGCGCCGATCGTGCGCGCCTGGAACGCCGGCGCGGACAAAGCCGAACGCTGGGATAACGCGGCGACCAGCGCCGCCGGAATTCGCGTTCCGGCCGCGCTGGGCGACTTCCTGATCCTGCGTGCCTTGCGGGAATCGGACGGGTTCGCGATTGCCGTGGAGGAAGAGGCGATTTTCGACGCCCGCGCCCGCATCGCGCGCGAAGAGGGATTGCTGCTCTGCCCCGAAGGCGCAGCCACCGTCGCCGGCTATCTCAAGGCCCTCGAAACCGGGCAGGTGCGGGCCGATGAGCAGGCGGTGCTGTTCAATTGCGGCAACGGCCTCAAATATCCGATGCCCGACACCATCCCGGATCTCGATATCGCGCCGCCCCACGACTGGACGAAACTCGACTGA
- the cutA gene encoding divalent-cation tolerance protein CutA encodes MSDIVTVYTVFGSRDEAERIGRAMIEKRLAACVNILGPMQSIYRWEGAIEEAEEIAALFKTGEAAADALIAAIADMHSYDVPAICQWPIERSVPGYAAWVLGETGTDA; translated from the coding sequence ATGAGTGATATCGTCACCGTCTATACGGTTTTCGGATCGCGCGACGAGGCGGAGCGGATCGGCCGCGCGATGATCGAGAAGCGGCTCGCCGCGTGCGTCAATATCCTCGGCCCCATGCAATCCATATACCGCTGGGAGGGCGCGATCGAAGAAGCGGAAGAAATCGCCGCGCTGTTCAAGACCGGCGAAGCGGCGGCGGATGCGCTGATCGCCGCCATCGCCGACATGCACAGCTACGACGTGCCCGCGATCTGCCAATGGCCGATCGAACGCAGCGTGCCCGGCTATGCCGCATGGGTGCTTGGCGAAACCGGAACCGACGCATGA
- a CDS encoding MerC domain-containing protein codes for MPLFATENGMLDRWAIWLSGLCIVHCLSGAVFFALAASAGGMLLDPIVHEVGLVIAILFGVIAIGRGAFQHGYMLPVAISSLGVGTMAGALSLPHSEMELIYTVLGVALLALGHDLNRRAYR; via the coding sequence ATGCCGCTGTTCGCGACCGAAAATGGAATGCTCGACCGCTGGGCCATCTGGCTCTCAGGGTTGTGCATCGTCCATTGCCTGTCGGGCGCGGTCTTCTTCGCGCTCGCGGCGTCGGCCGGCGGCATGTTGCTGGACCCGATCGTCCATGAAGTCGGCCTCGTCATTGCGATCCTGTTCGGGGTTATCGCGATCGGCCGCGGCGCGTTCCAGCACGGCTATATGCTGCCCGTCGCGATCAGCTCGCTCGGCGTCGGAACGATGGCCGGCGCGCTTTCGCTGCCGCACAGCGAGATGGAGCTGATCTACACGGTCCTCGGCGTGGCGCTGCTGGCGCTCGGACACGATCTGAACCGCCGGGCGTACCGTTAG
- a CDS encoding ClbS/DfsB family four-helix bundle protein, with amino-acid sequence MKDIVAHRAHWIGLFLTWHEGGKAGETVETPAPGYKWNQLKPYNAMVRDMYRDLDWAEARARPDEQQQKLRDCIAAQDDAELYTQHLYPWLNDWTLGRWAEASGTSAFRSANKYIRAVLRKAGR; translated from the coding sequence ATCAAGGACATCGTCGCGCACCGCGCGCACTGGATCGGGCTGTTCTTAACCTGGCACGAGGGCGGCAAGGCGGGCGAGACGGTCGAAACCCCGGCCCCCGGATACAAATGGAACCAGCTCAAACCCTATAATGCGATGGTCCGGGACATGTATCGTGATCTCGATTGGGCCGAGGCCCGGGCGAGACCGGACGAGCAGCAGCAGAAGCTGCGCGATTGCATCGCGGCGCAGGACGATGCCGAGCTGTATACGCAACATCTCTATCCGTGGCTGAACGACTGGACATTGGGACGCTGGGCCGAGGCGTCGGGCACCAGCGCGTTCCGCTCGGCGAACAAATATATCCGCGCTGTCCTGCGCAAGGCCGGACGCTAG